Proteins encoded within one genomic window of Thermoleophilaceae bacterium:
- a CDS encoding VOC family protein, translating to MPERDGYIPGVPCWVDTSQHDPEGAVDFYSGLFGWEFRDVMPPGSEGKYFIARLHGGDVAAVGSIPEGAPPMAMWRTYVWVESADDTAAAVRDAGGGVVMEPFDVLDSGRLAVLTDPEGAAFLAWQAKEHKGAQVVNEHGSLVFNGLATRDADGAKSFYGSVFGWTTLALGGGAEMWTLPGYGDHLERDNPDLRKQMAEGDAPKGFEDVVAALNPIPDDQPDTPAHWNVTFGVDDADATAARATELGGKVIVSPFDAPWVRMTIISDPQGATFIASKFVPENRDLGNRPDAGAAAG from the coding sequence ATGCCCGAGCGCGACGGATACATCCCCGGGGTGCCCTGCTGGGTGGACACGAGCCAGCACGATCCCGAGGGCGCCGTGGACTTCTACAGCGGCCTCTTCGGCTGGGAGTTCCGGGACGTGATGCCACCCGGCTCGGAGGGCAAGTACTTCATCGCCCGGCTGCATGGCGGCGACGTGGCCGCCGTCGGGTCGATCCCCGAGGGCGCCCCGCCGATGGCGATGTGGCGCACCTATGTCTGGGTCGAGAGCGCCGACGACACGGCGGCGGCGGTCCGCGATGCCGGTGGGGGCGTGGTGATGGAGCCGTTCGACGTCCTGGACTCCGGCCGCCTGGCGGTCCTCACCGACCCCGAGGGCGCCGCATTCCTCGCCTGGCAGGCGAAGGAGCACAAGGGGGCGCAGGTCGTCAACGAGCACGGCTCCTTGGTCTTCAACGGCCTGGCCACCCGCGACGCAGACGGCGCGAAGTCCTTCTACGGCTCGGTGTTCGGCTGGACCACGCTGGCCCTGGGCGGCGGCGCCGAGATGTGGACGCTTCCGGGTTACGGCGACCACCTCGAGCGGGACAACCCGGACCTCCGCAAGCAGATGGCGGAGGGGGACGCGCCGAAGGGCTTCGAGGACGTCGTCGCCGCCCTCAATCCGATCCCGGACGACCAGCCCGACACGCCGGCGCATTGGAACGTGACCTTCGGGGTCGATGACGCCGACGCCACGGCTGCGAGGGCCACCGAGCTCGGCGGCAAGGTGATCGTCTCGCCCTTCGACGCTCCCTGGGTCCGGATGACGATCATCAGCGACCCGCAGGGCGCAACGTTCATCGCGAGCAAGTTCGTGCCCGAGAACAGGGACCTCGGCAACCGGCCTGACGCTGGGGCGGCCGCCGGCTAG